A single window of Acidobacteriota bacterium DNA harbors:
- the asnS gene encoding asparagine--tRNA ligase has translation MDYKSRTKIARILVDDSVPVDSQVIILGWVRSARVSKAVAFVDVNDGSCMSNIQGVVNDPEKFPLVEKILSGAAVRISGRLIHSQGKGQKYEVAVDTLDVVGHADSAYPLQKKRHSFEFLREIAHLRPRTNTFGAVNRIRSKLAYAIHRYYYERGFYYIHTPIISASDAEGAGDMFRVTCLDPSNVPRKDGQVDWDADFFAHETFLTVSGQLEAELLATALGDVYTFGPTFRAENSNTSRHASEFWMIEPEMAWAELDDNMDLAEDFVKSLFRFALEDCADEMAFFSKWIDKDVCRTLEAVASSEFERLTYTEAVKILESAREPFEYPVGWGRDLQSEHERYLTEKTFQKPVIVYDYPEEIKSFYMKVNDDGKTVRAMDVLVPKVGEIIGGSQREDRYDVLKDRMTAKGITDFDNYFWYLDIRRWGSVPHAGFGLGFDRAIMYITGMANIRDVLPFPRVPRWVKF, from the coding sequence ATGGATTACAAATCGAGGACAAAGATTGCCCGCATTCTAGTCGATGACAGCGTCCCCGTCGACTCCCAGGTCATAATCCTCGGCTGGGTGCGCAGCGCCCGCGTCAGCAAGGCGGTTGCTTTCGTTGACGTAAACGACGGCTCCTGCATGAGCAATATCCAGGGGGTCGTCAACGACCCGGAGAAGTTTCCCCTCGTCGAAAAGATACTCTCCGGCGCGGCGGTCCGGATCAGTGGTCGTCTGATCCACTCACAGGGCAAGGGGCAGAAGTACGAGGTGGCCGTGGACACGCTCGACGTGGTGGGCCATGCCGACTCAGCCTACCCGCTGCAGAAGAAACGCCATTCGTTCGAGTTCCTTCGCGAGATCGCACACCTGCGTCCCCGCACCAACACGTTCGGTGCCGTCAATCGCATCCGCTCCAAGCTTGCCTACGCCATCCACCGGTACTACTACGAGCGGGGCTTTTACTACATCCACACGCCTATTATCTCAGCCTCCGATGCAGAGGGCGCGGGCGACATGTTCCGCGTCACGTGCCTTGACCCGTCAAACGTGCCGCGCAAGGACGGCCAGGTCGACTGGGATGCCGACTTCTTCGCCCACGAGACTTTTCTGACGGTTTCCGGCCAGCTCGAAGCCGAGCTTCTGGCCACCGCCCTTGGTGACGTCTATACGTTCGGGCCGACCTTTCGAGCCGAGAACTCCAATACCAGCCGTCACGCCTCCGAATTCTGGATGATCGAGCCGGAAATGGCCTGGGCGGAGCTCGACGACAACATGGACCTCGCTGAGGACTTCGTGAAGTCACTCTTCCGTTTCGCGCTGGAGGATTGCGCCGACGAAATGGCGTTCTTCAGCAAGTGGATCGACAAGGACGTATGCCGGACGCTGGAGGCGGTTGCGTCGTCGGAGTTCGAGCGCCTCACCTATACGGAGGCGGTGAAAATCCTCGAGTCGGCCCGTGAACCCTTCGAGTACCCGGTCGGCTGGGGACGCGATCTGCAATCGGAGCACGAACGCTACCTGACTGAAAAGACGTTCCAAAAACCGGTCATTGTCTATGACTACCCGGAAGAGATCAAGTCCTTCTACATGAAGGTTAACGACGACGGTAAGACGGTCCGCGCCATGGACGTGCTCGTACCCAAGGTGGGAGAGATTATCGGCGGTTCCCAGCGCGAGGACCGCTACGACGTTCTGAAGGATCGAATGACCGCCAAGGGCATCACGGATTTCGACAACTACTTCTGGTACCTGGACATTCGCAGGTGGGGTTCGGTTCCGCACGCCGGGTTCGGCCTCGGTTTCGACCGCGCCATCATGTATATAACCGGCATGGCCAACATCCGCGACGTCCTCCCCTTCCCCAGGGTCCCGCGCTGGGTCAAGTTCTAA
- a CDS encoding sugar phosphate nucleotidyltransferase has product MKAIIMAGGFGTRLRPLTINIPKPMVPVGNLPMMEHVVTLLTRHGITDVTSLLYFQGDAIRAHFGNGSAYGVNMKYRQPDDDYGTAGAVRCALDKINETVIVISGDLISDFDLAEAIKWHRERGSEATILLTRAENPLSYGIVLTESDGRIVRFLEKPSWGEAFSDTINTGIYILEPGTVELIPANQDFDFSQNLYPLMLSRKMRLYGKVMDGYWKDVGNVDEYRRVHQDLYAGLMNLDLKVERTALDGGVVFKGANVRVEEDVELAGTVILGDDVVVEPGARLQNCTVGQRSRIGRRCRLKDTTIWPDVTIGPNSVASSAIICGRSWLGKNVQLQDNVIVSDDCVLGDESTIKANCKIWPAKRVDDGAIVSSSLVWGEKWNRELFTDSKVTGLALTEISPEMCVRFGAAFGASLGRGAAVVTSRDASDISRLLRRSFISGLLASGVNVSDLETMPIPVVRFALTKGKYAAGMYVRHNPDDYRQLDIIIFDGSGLDMPTAKLKKIERNYFGEDFERATLDTIGHLDTPQRVIEDYRHAFLAEIDVKTIRNAAFKLVIDHSNGSSSQIFPTLFSILGVTATELNASLNPRKFSTSSAEQAQSIVQLSAIVTSLKADLGIALNPTAEKLTVVDERGKPVDSQLLLLLVTELYIRAQRPRSIAVPISASMGVEEIAGQHGVEVIRVADAHLAMMEARRQGKADFVGGTRGGFIFPGFQTGSDAILTTAKILEMMTHANTRFGELRQKFEQYVRASVSVPCPWSKKGLVMRRLITDSSSKKRQLVDGVRILEDDSWVLVSPDRFRASFNILAESTSKQNTSRLISRYRSLVEECQNN; this is encoded by the coding sequence GTGAAAGCGATTATAATGGCGGGGGGGTTCGGCACCAGGTTGCGGCCGCTCACCATTAATATCCCCAAGCCGATGGTGCCGGTCGGCAACCTGCCGATGATGGAGCACGTGGTCACGCTGTTGACCAGGCACGGCATCACCGACGTCACTTCGCTGCTGTACTTCCAGGGAGACGCCATCAGGGCTCATTTCGGCAACGGGAGCGCTTACGGGGTCAACATGAAGTACCGTCAGCCGGATGACGATTACGGCACGGCCGGAGCCGTCCGGTGCGCTCTGGACAAGATCAACGAAACGGTGATCGTTATTTCGGGCGACCTGATCTCCGATTTCGACCTGGCGGAAGCTATAAAGTGGCACCGGGAGCGCGGCTCGGAGGCCACGATTCTGCTCACCCGCGCCGAGAATCCCCTCAGCTATGGAATCGTCCTCACCGAATCTGACGGTCGCATTGTCCGGTTTCTGGAAAAGCCGAGCTGGGGCGAAGCCTTCTCCGATACCATCAATACCGGCATTTATATCCTGGAGCCGGGCACCGTCGAACTGATTCCCGCCAACCAGGACTTTGACTTCTCGCAGAACCTGTATCCGCTCATGCTTTCCCGGAAAATGAGACTGTACGGCAAGGTTATGGACGGCTACTGGAAGGACGTCGGCAACGTTGACGAATACCGGCGCGTGCATCAGGACCTGTACGCCGGACTCATGAATCTCGATCTGAAAGTCGAGCGGACTGCGTTGGACGGCGGCGTCGTGTTCAAGGGGGCCAATGTTCGTGTCGAAGAGGACGTTGAGCTGGCCGGAACGGTCATCCTCGGCGATGACGTCGTCGTGGAGCCGGGAGCCAGACTTCAGAACTGCACGGTCGGCCAGCGGAGCCGGATCGGCCGCCGGTGTCGACTCAAGGACACCACGATCTGGCCGGATGTGACCATCGGCCCCAACAGCGTGGCCAGCAGTGCCATTATATGCGGGCGTTCCTGGCTGGGCAAGAACGTCCAGTTGCAGGACAACGTCATCGTATCTGACGACTGCGTTCTCGGCGACGAATCGACCATCAAGGCCAACTGCAAAATCTGGCCGGCCAAGAGAGTCGACGATGGGGCCATAGTCTCCAGTTCCCTGGTCTGGGGTGAGAAGTGGAACCGGGAACTGTTCACGGACTCGAAAGTGACGGGCCTGGCCCTGACCGAGATCAGCCCGGAGATGTGCGTTCGCTTCGGGGCGGCTTTCGGTGCCTCACTGGGCCGGGGTGCGGCGGTCGTGACCAGCCGGGACGCCTCGGACATCTCCCGTCTGCTTCGCCGCAGTTTCATCTCCGGACTGCTGGCCTCCGGCGTCAACGTCTCGGACCTCGAGACCATGCCGATTCCGGTGGTGCGCTTTGCCCTGACCAAGGGGAAATATGCCGCCGGCATGTACGTCAGGCACAACCCCGACGATTACCGTCAGCTTGACATCATCATCTTTGACGGTAGCGGGCTGGACATGCCAACGGCGAAGCTGAAAAAGATTGAACGGAACTACTTCGGCGAGGATTTCGAGCGCGCAACCCTGGACACGATCGGCCATCTCGACACCCCCCAGCGCGTCATCGAGGACTATCGCCACGCGTTCCTGGCCGAGATAGACGTCAAGACGATCCGCAATGCCGCCTTCAAGCTCGTTATCGACCACTCCAACGGTTCTTCGTCGCAGATCTTCCCCACGCTCTTCTCCATACTGGGGGTGACCGCCACCGAGTTGAACGCCAGTCTCAATCCGCGCAAGTTCTCGACCTCTTCGGCGGAACAGGCGCAGTCGATTGTCCAGCTCTCGGCTATTGTCACGTCTCTGAAGGCCGACCTCGGGATCGCGCTCAACCCGACTGCGGAGAAACTGACCGTGGTCGACGAACGGGGCAAGCCGGTCGACAGTCAGTTGCTTCTCCTGCTGGTTACCGAACTGTACATCCGAGCGCAGCGCCCGAGATCGATCGCGGTGCCGATCAGCGCTTCCATGGGAGTCGAGGAAATCGCGGGGCAGCACGGGGTCGAGGTCATTCGAGTGGCCGATGCTCACCTGGCCATGATGGAAGCCCGCCGGCAGGGAAAAGCTGATTTCGTCGGCGGGACAAGGGGTGGCTTCATCTTCCCGGGCTTCCAGACCGGCTCCGACGCCATCCTGACCACGGCCAAGATTCTCGAAATGATGACCCACGCCAACACCAGGTTCGGAGAACTGCGCCAGAAGTTCGAACAATACGTGCGCGCAAGCGTCTCGGTGCCCTGCCCCTGGTCCAAGAAGGGGTTGGTAATGCGCCGACTGATCACCGACTCCAGCAGCAAGAAGCGGCAGCTGGTCGACGGCGTACGGATTCTCGAGGACGACAGCTGGGTCCTGGTCTCACCGGACCGTTTCAGGGCCTCCTTCAACATTCTGGCCGAATCGACGTCGAAGCAGAACACGTCGCGCCTTATAAGCCGCTATCGCTCCCTGGTAGAGGAATGTCAGAATAATTAG
- a CDS encoding MtnX-like HAD-IB family phosphatase, translated as MRKKPLLIFCDFDGTVATTDIGYTLFNHFSGGRNDELIPDWMEGRISTRECLLREAAMVHATPKEIHEFLDRFSLDPGFSRFAELCRRNRVDPIIVSEGLDFYIRYLLDRHGHSDLKFLSNVGRLVGDGISIEFPYVNRECRRCGSCKGERIAEYRAGVGSDCLVVFVGDGLSDACATREADVVFAKKDLEQYCLRENIRYTGFTDFFEVSTRMLEMDMLAD; from the coding sequence ATGAGAAAGAAGCCCCTCCTGATATTCTGCGATTTCGACGGTACGGTCGCGACGACCGACATCGGGTACACGCTGTTTAACCATTTCTCCGGCGGCAGGAACGACGAACTGATCCCGGACTGGATGGAAGGGCGCATCTCCACCCGTGAATGCCTGCTGCGCGAAGCCGCCATGGTGCACGCCACCCCGAAAGAGATCCACGAATTTCTCGACCGGTTTAGTCTCGATCCCGGCTTCTCACGGTTTGCGGAACTCTGCCGCCGTAACCGGGTGGACCCGATCATCGTATCGGAGGGCCTGGACTTTTATATCAGGTACCTTCTGGACCGCCACGGGCACTCCGATCTTAAGTTCCTGTCAAACGTCGGGCGCCTTGTCGGTGACGGCATCAGCATCGAATTCCCGTACGTCAACCGCGAGTGCCGCCGATGCGGCAGTTGCAAGGGTGAGCGCATCGCTGAATACCGGGCCGGAGTCGGCTCCGATTGCCTCGTTGTCTTCGTGGGTGACGGTCTCTCGGATGCCTGCGCAACCAGGGAGGCGGACGTCGTTTTTGCCAAAAAAGACCTCGAACAGTATTGCCTCCGAGAGAATATTCGTTATACTGGCTTTACCGATTTCTTTGAGGTCAGCACCCGCATGCTCGAAATGGACATGCTGGCAGACTAA
- a CDS encoding sulfite exporter TauE/SafE family protein — translation MSDYLLYVICGLTAGVLGGYLGLGGGIVMVPFLTVATGLDMKTAIPVSVAAIVVNSIASSTEYLRRGMVDLELVVVLTIFMAMGNITGSILSSYVPTDLLRLMFTAVLLYTAFAFLKGRQPSERMTFQDSRKRYLLLCSALIYVAGTLAGMIGIGGGVIIIPLLFLIVGLPLTTARGTSAFLIGFSAAAATAVYFLSGRLDPAVVSPVILGIIFGGKIGGYFGTLAKPFVVKILFFVTMLYLAFRLAWEPLAGLL, via the coding sequence ATGAGCGATTACCTACTCTACGTCATCTGCGGACTGACCGCCGGCGTGCTCGGCGGCTATCTCGGGCTGGGCGGCGGCATCGTCATGGTGCCCTTTCTCACCGTCGCGACCGGTCTTGATATGAAGACGGCGATTCCGGTCTCGGTGGCGGCAATCGTCGTAAACTCGATCGCGTCCTCCACGGAATACCTCAGGCGCGGCATGGTCGACCTGGAACTGGTGGTGGTACTGACCATCTTCATGGCCATGGGGAACATTACCGGGAGCATTCTCAGCAGCTACGTGCCCACCGATTTGCTGAGGCTCATGTTCACGGCTGTCCTGCTCTATACCGCTTTCGCGTTCCTCAAAGGGCGGCAGCCCTCGGAACGGATGACCTTTCAGGACAGTCGGAAGCGCTACCTGTTGCTGTGCAGCGCGCTCATCTACGTGGCCGGGACCCTGGCCGGAATGATCGGTATCGGCGGGGGAGTCATCATCATCCCCCTGTTGTTTCTGATCGTCGGGCTGCCGCTGACGACGGCGAGGGGGACGTCGGCCTTCCTGATAGGTTTCTCCGCAGCCGCCGCCACGGCCGTCTATTTCCTCAGCGGGCGCCTGGACCCGGCTGTCGTGTCGCCGGTGATCCTCGGCATCATTTTCGGCGGCAAAATCGGAGGTTACTTCGGCACTCTGGCCAAACCGTTCGTCGTGAAGATCCTGTTCTTCGTTACCATGCTTTATCTGGCTTTTCGCCTGGCCTGGGAACCCCTGGCAGGTCTGTTATGA
- a CDS encoding S41 family peptidase has translation MSHVQSFNRRIVLLSVLFMFLLVGICGTMAVYVLSDRGLHRAVSLAHLAVEVEHMYSGQLDWDGMFRSAMDEMFLQLDRYSSYVEPELFEQMDEEMTGSYGGIGVTVIPHQRGLMIMSVREGGPASRGGLLTGDVIIQADGVVLAQVSPERASSLLRGREDTEVAVKVLRPVSDDTLLLDITRSRIDLMHVPFAGFTPDSILYLRLLDFDAGASEELAEALDSLLADRKRTPCGVILDLRGNPGGLFAEAYRTANLFLEAGRFIVGTDSRSRWNREAHYSSGQDRTGGLPMAVMVDRGTASAAEIVAGALRQLGRAVLVGDTTFGKGLVQGFTRFPDGSGLRLTISRYYLDGDVYLNEFDSTLNDTGHGLVPDHYLRSVERSEFPRALENSLLLYKFAHEHQDEIIAASDGFRLSDDWLRRLERFAVRENFRFVSRATRGAQLLVDLSRLERARIQTVKAVGELLRRARADDARQFAKYADYIKMRLQQIACERRFGTYEAYARVLIHQRPEIQTASRLLREPST, from the coding sequence ATGAGTCACGTCCAGTCGTTCAATCGTCGCATCGTTCTTCTGTCCGTCCTCTTCATGTTTCTCCTGGTCGGGATCTGCGGAACCATGGCCGTGTACGTCCTGTCCGACCGCGGGCTGCACCGGGCGGTCTCGCTGGCGCATCTGGCCGTAGAGGTCGAACACATGTATTCCGGCCAACTGGACTGGGACGGCATGTTTCGATCCGCGATGGACGAGATGTTCCTGCAACTGGACCGCTACTCATCATACGTGGAGCCGGAACTGTTCGAGCAAATGGACGAGGAGATGACCGGCAGCTACGGCGGCATCGGCGTGACCGTCATTCCCCACCAGAGGGGGCTGATGATCATGTCGGTCCGGGAGGGCGGTCCGGCCTCACGGGGCGGGCTTTTGACCGGAGACGTCATCATCCAGGCCGACGGTGTCGTTCTCGCGCAGGTGTCGCCGGAACGCGCCAGCAGCCTGCTGCGCGGCAGGGAGGACACCGAGGTGGCGGTGAAGGTGCTGCGTCCGGTCAGTGACGATACGCTACTTCTGGATATAACGCGCAGCCGCATCGACCTCATGCACGTGCCGTTTGCGGGCTTCACTCCCGACAGCATTCTGTACCTTCGCCTGCTGGATTTCGACGCCGGAGCCTCAGAAGAGCTTGCCGAGGCCCTTGATTCCCTGCTTGCAGACCGCAAGAGGACACCCTGCGGCGTCATCCTTGACCTTCGCGGCAATCCGGGAGGCCTGTTCGCGGAGGCATATCGAACGGCCAATCTGTTCCTGGAGGCCGGCCGGTTCATTGTCGGCACTGACAGCCGCTCGCGCTGGAACAGGGAAGCCCATTATTCGAGCGGGCAGGACCGCACGGGCGGCCTTCCCATGGCGGTCATGGTTGATCGCGGCACTGCGTCGGCCGCCGAAATCGTCGCCGGAGCCTTGCGGCAACTGGGCCGAGCCGTCCTGGTGGGCGATACTACGTTCGGCAAGGGTCTTGTCCAGGGGTTCACGCGCTTTCCCGACGGAAGCGGCCTGCGGCTGACTATTTCCCGGTACTACCTTGACGGCGACGTTTACCTCAACGAGTTCGATTCCACGCTCAACGACACCGGGCACGGCCTGGTTCCGGACCATTATCTCAGGTCGGTCGAGCGAAGCGAGTTCCCCCGCGCGCTTGAAAACTCGCTGTTGCTGTACAAGTTCGCTCACGAACACCAGGATGAAATCATCGCCGCCTCCGATGGCTTCCGCCTCTCCGACGACTGGCTCAGGCGACTGGAGCGATTCGCGGTGCGCGAGAATTTCCGATTCGTCTCCCGGGCCACGCGCGGTGCCCAGTTGCTCGTCGACCTGTCCCGCCTCGAACGCGCCCGCATCCAGACGGTTAAGGCCGTCGGAGAACTCCTGAGACGAGCAAGAGCGGACGACGCCCGCCAGTTTGCGAAGTACGCCGATTATATCAAGATGCGGCTGCAGCAGATTGCCTGCGAACGGAGATTCGGGACGTACGAAGCATATGCACGCGTGCTTATCCACCAGAGGCCCGAGATTCAAACAGCCTCCAGGCTCCTGCGGGAACCCTCCACATGA
- the tmk gene encoding dTMP kinase, which translates to MVTKARTKRKATRVRRPRLFVTFEGVDGCGKSTQTARAARFLTAQGYRVRQLREPGATRVSERIRRILLDRRIEMSPITELLLYEAARAEIMACEIVPALQAGTIVLCDRFYDSTTAYQGYGRGLDIRMVTSLHRVAVGQIQPDLTLVFDLDLSAARARRTKKPDRLESQSGAFFRRVRRGFLEIARKESRRVKVVDASRSVDEVFDDVKHHLIRKLGRQ; encoded by the coding sequence ATGGTCACGAAGGCACGTACAAAAAGGAAAGCCACGAGAGTCAGACGGCCGCGGCTGTTTGTCACGTTCGAGGGAGTGGATGGGTGCGGCAAGTCGACTCAGACGGCACGCGCCGCGCGGTTTCTTACGGCTCAGGGCTACCGTGTCAGGCAGTTGAGAGAGCCGGGCGCCACCCGTGTGTCGGAGAGAATCAGAAGAATCCTGCTTGACCGGCGGATCGAGATGTCTCCCATCACCGAATTGTTGCTGTACGAGGCGGCCCGGGCGGAGATCATGGCCTGCGAAATCGTGCCCGCCCTTCAGGCGGGAACGATTGTCCTGTGCGACCGCTTCTACGACAGCACTACCGCCTACCAGGGGTATGGGCGCGGCCTGGATATCCGCATGGTGACATCGCTGCACCGGGTGGCCGTCGGGCAAATCCAGCCCGACCTCACTCTCGTCTTCGACCTGGACCTTTCGGCGGCCCGGGCCAGGCGGACGAAAAAGCCCGATCGCCTCGAGTCACAATCCGGGGCCTTCTTCCGCAGGGTCCGCCGAGGCTTCCTGGAAATCGCCCGGAAGGAGAGCCGGCGCGTCAAGGTCGTCGACGCGTCCCGTTCGGTAGATGAAGTCTTTGACGACGTCAAACACCACCTGATCCGGAAACTCGGCCGGCAATGA
- a CDS encoding inositol-3-phosphate synthase — MAKVRVAIIGVGNCASSLVQGVEFYRKAKDEDVVPGLMHVNLGGYHIRDIEFSAAIDIDKNKVGKDLSEAIYTWPNNTYKFCDVPKLGITVQRGMTHDGLGYYLSQIIEKAPGETVDIVRLLKDTNTDVVINYLPVGSEEATKWYVEQILEAGCGLVNCIPVFIAREPYWQKRFKEKGLPVIGDDIKSQVGATIAHRVLTRLFLDRGVKLERTSQLNVGGNTDFLNMLERSRLESKKISKTNAVTSQLTYEMKPGNIHIGPSDYVEWLDDRKWAYIRMEGTTFGNVPLNIEMKMEVWDSPNSAGVVIDAVRCCKLALDNKLSGAVVEPSSYFKKSPPIQYTDEEARRLTEEFIARYGWKKARPKAARAAAKKPAAAKPPAKRKATTKKTTTRTTLPQRVVRKKK, encoded by the coding sequence ATGGCAAAAGTGCGCGTGGCCATCATCGGCGTTGGCAACTGTGCCTCCTCCCTCGTGCAGGGAGTTGAGTTTTACCGGAAGGCCAAGGACGAGGACGTCGTGCCCGGCCTTATGCACGTCAATCTCGGCGGCTACCACATCCGGGACATCGAATTCTCAGCCGCCATCGACATCGACAAGAACAAGGTGGGCAAGGATCTTTCCGAGGCGATCTACACCTGGCCGAACAACACGTACAAGTTCTGCGACGTGCCCAAACTGGGAATCACCGTGCAGCGCGGCATGACGCACGACGGGCTGGGGTACTACCTTTCGCAGATCATCGAGAAAGCTCCCGGGGAGACGGTGGACATCGTCAGGTTGTTGAAAGACACCAACACGGACGTCGTTATCAATTACCTGCCCGTCGGTTCGGAGGAGGCCACAAAGTGGTACGTGGAGCAGATTCTGGAAGCCGGTTGCGGCCTGGTAAACTGCATCCCGGTCTTCATCGCCCGCGAGCCTTACTGGCAGAAGCGCTTCAAGGAGAAAGGCCTGCCCGTCATCGGGGACGATATCAAGTCACAGGTGGGTGCCACCATCGCCCATCGCGTGTTGACGCGCCTGTTTCTCGATCGCGGCGTGAAGCTGGAGCGGACCAGCCAGCTCAATGTCGGCGGCAACACCGATTTCCTGAACATGCTGGAGCGGTCGCGCCTGGAGTCAAAGAAGATCTCCAAGACCAACGCCGTTACCAGCCAGCTCACCTACGAGATGAAGCCCGGAAACATCCACATCGGACCGTCCGACTACGTCGAGTGGCTTGACGACCGCAAATGGGCCTACATCCGCATGGAGGGTACCACCTTCGGCAACGTGCCGCTCAACATCGAGATGAAGATGGAAGTGTGGGACAGCCCCAACTCCGCCGGCGTAGTGATCGACGCCGTGAGGTGCTGCAAGCTGGCCCTTGACAACAAGCTGTCCGGGGCCGTGGTGGAGCCCTCGTCCTATTTCAAGAAGTCGCCGCCCATCCAGTACACGGACGAAGAGGCCCGCCGCCTGACCGAGGAATTCATCGCCAGGTACGGCTGGAAAAAGGCGCGGCCGAAAGCGGCACGAGCCGCCGCCAAGAAACCCGCGGCCGCAAAACCGCCGGCCAAGAGAAAGGCGACCACGAAGAAAACGACCACGAGGACAACCCTTCCTCAGCGCGTGGTCAGAAAGAAAAAATAG
- a CDS encoding TetR/AcrR family transcriptional regulator: MLDENTVADLVERGVINDTFRRLPRQKKNQIYRTAVALFGEYGYDGLPVDRLCREAGISKGSFFQYFPSKSHLLEFTILVFDDYLVKWLAEIRRQEKTVFARERLRYLYEALVLNAKLYRSEQRFYLFVTHALRHAAVVTEGIDLERHFRQYVCEIVERAAQTGEIRADFEVDLTGYLVSNIIEALVQRQFSGHRTPRRETEEYLVSFLFDGIKG, translated from the coding sequence ATGCTCGATGAAAACACCGTCGCCGACCTCGTTGAGCGCGGCGTAATCAACGATACGTTCCGGCGGCTGCCACGGCAGAAGAAGAATCAGATCTACCGGACGGCGGTGGCGCTGTTCGGTGAGTATGGGTACGACGGTCTGCCGGTGGACAGGTTATGCCGCGAGGCCGGAATTTCGAAGGGATCGTTCTTCCAGTATTTTCCGTCGAAGAGCCACCTGCTGGAGTTTACTATCCTCGTGTTTGACGACTACCTGGTCAAATGGCTGGCCGAGATTCGTCGGCAGGAGAAGACCGTCTTCGCCCGGGAGCGGCTGCGCTACCTCTACGAGGCGCTGGTTCTTAACGCCAAACTGTACCGATCGGAGCAAAGGTTCTACCTTTTTGTGACTCACGCCCTGCGACACGCGGCGGTGGTGACGGAGGGGATTGACCTGGAACGGCACTTCCGCCAGTACGTGTGTGAGATTGTCGAGCGTGCCGCGCAGACGGGCGAGATACGTGCAGACTTCGAAGTTGATTTGACCGGCTACCTTGTCTCGAACATCATCGAGGCCTTGGTGCAACGCCAGTTCTCCGGCCACAGGACGCCGCGACGCGAGACCGAGGAATACCTCGTTTCGTTTCTCTTTGACGGCATAAAGGGATAG
- a CDS encoding nitroreductase family protein, which produces MVKSIFLERRSRRSYLDRPVPQDVLERLFETVRWSPSCSNNQPWRFIFVSDTQQHAKVVSALARGNQWAARAPVLVVICAREQDDYTRDDDPIAYYQFDCGLAAMSLLLGAVTEGLMAHPMAGWKAPAIKQALAIPDEYHVMCVISLGYEGPADLLGPKEREQDQAPRTRKAVGKIISVDRFDFPS; this is translated from the coding sequence GTGGTAAAATCGATTTTCCTTGAGCGGCGCAGCCGGAGGTCCTACCTGGACAGGCCCGTGCCGCAGGACGTCCTTGAACGGCTGTTTGAGACCGTCCGCTGGTCACCCTCCTGTTCAAACAACCAGCCCTGGCGGTTTATATTCGTATCCGACACTCAGCAGCACGCGAAAGTGGTCTCGGCCCTGGCTCGCGGCAACCAGTGGGCCGCCCGAGCCCCGGTTCTCGTCGTTATCTGCGCCCGGGAACAGGACGACTACACGCGCGACGACGATCCAATCGCATATTACCAGTTCGATTGCGGTTTGGCCGCCATGTCGCTGCTGCTGGGGGCCGTCACTGAAGGCCTGATGGCGCACCCGATGGCCGGCTGGAAGGCACCGGCCATCAAGCAGGCCCTTGCCATTCCCGATGAATACCACGTCATGTGCGTGATTTCTCTCGGCTACGAGGGCCCGGCCGATCTCCTGGGTCCAAAAGAGCGCGAGCAGGACCAGGCTCCCCGCACCCGCAAAGCTGTCGGCAAGATCATCTCCGTGGACAGGTTCGATTTCCCGTCCTGA